The Candidatus Deferrimicrobiaceae bacterium genome includes a region encoding these proteins:
- a CDS encoding DUF86 domain-containing protein — protein MVDKYLILRKVAELDRYIVEMGEYSTIEVGAYRADWKVQRIVERTLQMMIETCADIANHVISDECMRVPTGYADTFRVLSENGVISPDLSSVMEKMAKFRNIVVHQYESVDAEIVVLVLRKHLGDFGEFRGAILKHLPD, from the coding sequence TTGGTCGATAAATATCTGATTCTCAGAAAAGTTGCCGAACTAGATCGCTACATCGTCGAAATGGGCGAATATTCGACGATCGAGGTCGGCGCATACCGAGCCGACTGGAAAGTTCAGCGCATCGTCGAAAGAACGTTGCAGATGATGATTGAAACCTGCGCCGATATAGCCAATCACGTCATTTCCGACGAATGCATGCGCGTTCCGACCGGTTATGCAGATACCTTCCGGGTCCTTTCCGAAAACGGGGTGATTTCCCCGGACCTTTCTTCTGTGATGGAAAAGATGGCGAAATTCCGGAACATCGTCGTCCACCAGTACGAAAGTGTGGATGCAGAGATCGTGGTGCTGGTCCTGAGAAAGCATCTCGGCGATTTCGGGGAATTTCGAGGGGCCATCCTGAAACACTTACCGGACTGA
- a CDS encoding radical SAM protein, whose product MNILLIYPGLVEGFASYDRGANWFNHGIGILSAISKREGHSVHYIDCRKLKDWAEFESTVEAVPYDVAMISIATVDFDAAKRMGAILKKTRPQAPVMVGGPHPTLMTEETAAVPEFDIIFTHEAEVTLPGILADLKNAPRIVRGAVPENLDAIPFVDRSLSPEGETPWRYLEKPYYSITASRGCLYKCTFCQPAERNVFGDRVRRRSVDNILDELEMLARDYGMKSFMIHDDCFTQYYGWVEEFCEKKKQRGLTQTFVCQTRSDIVCKRPDLIEKLKSVGLLWVLIGFESGSDRVLDFIKKETTVAQNIEAGKICRSLGINIFANLMFGLPTETKAEMEMTVKMVREIKPAIPSPAIFTPTPGSELYDYCMEHDLNLITTSEGYRRNLDSGAKIKGVDYRFVNKCIYKVLGASPKDWIYYNIVIKLINHGIISKEFMYRLDISGRINRLKKMLAPAA is encoded by the coding sequence ATGAATATTCTCCTGATCTATCCCGGGCTCGTCGAAGGTTTCGCTTCCTATGACCGTGGCGCCAACTGGTTCAATCACGGCATCGGCATCCTGAGCGCCATCTCGAAGCGCGAGGGCCATTCGGTCCATTACATCGATTGCCGCAAGTTGAAGGACTGGGCCGAGTTCGAGTCGACCGTCGAAGCGGTTCCCTACGATGTCGCCATGATCTCGATCGCGACCGTCGATTTCGATGCGGCGAAGCGAATGGGCGCCATCCTCAAGAAAACGCGCCCCCAGGCGCCGGTCATGGTGGGCGGTCCCCACCCCACACTGATGACCGAGGAAACCGCCGCCGTCCCCGAATTCGACATCATCTTCACCCACGAAGCCGAGGTCACCCTGCCGGGCATCCTCGCCGATCTCAAGAACGCGCCGCGGATCGTCCGCGGCGCTGTGCCCGAAAACCTCGACGCGATCCCGTTCGTCGACCGGAGCCTCTCGCCCGAAGGCGAGACGCCCTGGCGCTATCTCGAGAAGCCGTACTACTCGATCACGGCATCCCGGGGATGCCTCTACAAGTGCACGTTCTGCCAGCCCGCCGAACGGAACGTGTTCGGCGACCGTGTCCGGCGGCGGAGCGTCGACAACATCCTCGACGAGCTCGAGATGCTCGCCCGCGACTACGGGATGAAGTCGTTCATGATCCACGACGACTGCTTCACGCAGTATTACGGCTGGGTCGAGGAGTTCTGCGAGAAGAAGAAGCAGCGGGGGCTCACCCAGACGTTCGTCTGCCAGACGCGGTCCGACATCGTCTGCAAGCGTCCCGACCTGATCGAGAAGCTCAAGTCGGTGGGGTTGCTCTGGGTGCTGATCGGCTTCGAGAGCGGCAGCGACCGGGTTCTCGATTTCATCAAGAAAGAAACGACCGTCGCCCAGAATATCGAGGCGGGAAAAATCTGCAGGTCACTCGGGATCAACATCTTCGCGAACCTGATGTTCGGTCTTCCGACCGAGACGAAGGCCGAAATGGAAATGACCGTCAAGATGGTCCGCGAGATCAAGCCGGCGATCCCCAGCCCCGCGATCTTCACGCCGACCCCGGGCAGCGAGCTCTACGATTACTGCATGGAGCACGATCTCAACCTGATCACGACAAGCGAAGGGTACCGGCGCAACCTCGACAGCGGGGCCAAGATCAAGGGCGTCGATTACCGCTTCGTCAACAAGTGCATCTACAAAGTGCTCGGAGCGTCCCCGAAGGACTGGATCTACTACAACATCGTCATCAAGCTCATCAACCACGGGATCATCAGCAAGGAATTCATGTATCGGCTAGACATCAGCGGGAGGATCAACCGGCTGAAGAAGATGCTGGCTCCGGCTGCATAA
- a CDS encoding glycosyltransferase family 4 protein encodes MKILFLAHRLPWPTNTGGKQLLYNQIRQLSASHDVSLICFRHPDSSGDGGLSDMCRMMKVLEIPTTRKVALNAFAGLVGDVPLIVSLYASRSSANIIRRHLEEDRYDVVISQIEMAQFIPESYSGPKILLMEDPEPLKFTRVDKRGWTIRQRLWRGFETGRLSRYERRQSPRFDRVTLLSEEDARDNQSFLPDARLACVPYGTDPDWFSPSDAVKRVEGMIVISGNMYHPHNAAAALHFARDIYPTVKKEVPDATLWIVGANPIPEILSLGKTEGITVTGAVPEIRDYLRMARVSICPIALKIGVQTKVLEAMACGTPVVTTSAGNSGIGAPSGEGLYVADSDEDFSRWVVELLRGKGWDDMSARARRFVLDHFSWEISANKMEKLIADIMKGKRMNIIPPPPAVFRNEYPLVNLLVVNIYVHENRVTENNQNIGQLGAKLYVVPKPNVLLGRFVSWTSQSMLLKSAVKTNEDFRAFLGRPATV; translated from the coding sequence ATGAAGATTCTTTTCCTGGCCCACCGGCTGCCCTGGCCCACCAACACGGGCGGCAAGCAGCTTCTCTACAACCAGATCAGGCAGCTTTCCGCCTCGCATGACGTCAGCTTGATCTGCTTCAGGCATCCGGATTCCAGCGGGGACGGCGGACTGTCGGACATGTGCCGGATGATGAAGGTGCTCGAGATTCCGACCACGAGAAAGGTAGCCCTCAACGCGTTTGCCGGACTGGTCGGAGACGTTCCCTTGATCGTCTCGCTCTATGCCTCGCGATCCTCCGCAAACATAATCAGACGGCATCTCGAAGAAGACCGGTACGACGTCGTGATATCCCAGATCGAAATGGCCCAATTCATACCGGAATCGTACTCGGGGCCGAAGATCCTGCTCATGGAAGACCCCGAGCCGTTGAAATTCACTCGAGTAGACAAACGCGGCTGGACGATTCGACAGCGCCTGTGGCGGGGATTCGAAACCGGAAGGCTTAGCCGATACGAACGGCGTCAATCGCCCCGTTTCGACCGGGTGACGCTGCTTTCGGAAGAGGACGCCCGCGATAACCAGTCTTTCCTGCCGGATGCGCGGTTGGCCTGCGTCCCCTATGGCACGGACCCGGACTGGTTCAGCCCGTCGGATGCGGTCAAGCGGGTCGAGGGGATGATCGTGATCAGCGGCAACATGTACCACCCCCATAACGCTGCGGCGGCGCTCCACTTCGCGCGCGACATCTATCCGACGGTGAAGAAGGAAGTCCCCGACGCAACGCTGTGGATCGTCGGAGCGAACCCGATCCCCGAGATTCTTAGCTTGGGGAAAACAGAGGGAATCACGGTGACCGGCGCCGTTCCCGAAATCCGGGATTACCTCAGGATGGCGCGGGTGAGCATCTGCCCGATTGCACTGAAGATCGGCGTCCAGACCAAGGTGCTGGAGGCCATGGCATGCGGCACGCCGGTCGTGACCACGTCAGCCGGCAACAGCGGCATCGGCGCCCCTTCCGGGGAAGGGCTATACGTAGCGGACTCCGACGAGGATTTTTCGCGATGGGTCGTGGAACTTTTGAGAGGCAAAGGATGGGATGACATGTCGGCGCGTGCGCGACGGTTCGTCCTCGATCATTTTTCGTGGGAAATAAGCGCGAACAAAATGGAAAAACTGATCGCCGATATCATGAAAGGCAAACGCATGAACATTATCCCCCCCCCCCCGGCGGTATTCCGTAACGAATATCCGCTCGTCAACCTGCTGGTCGTAAATATATACGTCCACGAAAACCGCGTTACCGAAAACAACCAGAACATCGGTCAACTCGGCGCCAAACTCTACGTCGTTCCGAAACCAAACGTCCTTCTCGGCCGCTTTGTGTCGTGGACATCCCAGTCCATGCTCTTGAAATCCGCAGTCAAGACCAATGAAGACTTCCGCGCGTTTCTCGGACGGCCGGCAACCGTATGA
- a CDS encoding nucleotidyl transferase AbiEii/AbiGii toxin family protein, which produces MVFQTRPDILPAAQKKLWPLLAPLSGMGYCLYGGTALALRFGHRQSIDFDFFSDRLLDRTLLESLPWIGDATVLQDEPGTYVVLAVPPKSRAGVKVSFFGGLKIGRVGVPERSSDGVILAASIRDLLATKLKALFDRVEPKDYLDVAEILGNGGSLLQGLSDAITLFGKSFSPAECLRILCWFNEPELVSLPDRCRQSLQASVRAAWDKPLPPSEKTGASLVI; this is translated from the coding sequence ATGGTCTTCCAGACCCGGCCTGACATCCTTCCCGCTGCCCAGAAAAAACTGTGGCCGCTGCTCGCGCCTCTGTCGGGGATGGGGTATTGCCTCTACGGAGGAACGGCGCTGGCATTGCGGTTCGGGCACAGGCAATCGATTGATTTCGACTTTTTCAGCGACCGCCTTCTCGACCGGACTCTTCTTGAATCCCTCCCGTGGATCGGGGATGCAACGGTTCTCCAGGACGAACCTGGGACCTATGTCGTTCTCGCCGTTCCACCGAAGTCGCGGGCTGGCGTGAAGGTCTCTTTCTTCGGAGGGTTGAAAATCGGGAGAGTGGGGGTACCGGAGCGTTCAAGTGACGGGGTGATCCTGGCCGCTTCGATCAGGGATCTGCTGGCCACCAAGCTGAAAGCGCTATTCGATCGTGTCGAGCCGAAGGATTATCTCGATGTCGCGGAAATCCTGGGAAATGGCGGGAGCCTCCTCCAAGGTCTTTCCGACGCGATCACCCTTTTCGGGAAATCCTTCTCGCCCGCCGAATGTCTTCGCATCCTCTGCTGGTTCAATGAACCCGAACTGGTTTCTCTGCCGGATCGGTGCAGGCAATCGTTGCAAGCTTCCGTCAGGGCCGCATGGGACAAACCGCTCCCTCCATCGGAAAAAACGGGGGCTTCGCTGGTCATTTGA
- a CDS encoding glycosyltransferase family 2 protein, which yields MLSICISTFNRAAFIAETLECILSQSPDNVEILIVDGASTDNTESVIRPFLSRHPQIRYQRQEKNQGIDRDFDAAVVLARGKYCWLFSDDDLLKPGTVDLVLQKLSSGTDLLILNAEIRNADLRETIRERSLRMTSDRFYSPEETDTLMAETADYLSFIGCVIVRRSLWLERERERYYGSFFIHVGVIFQERLANGALVIAAPMIIIRYGNATWTSRAFEILHFKWPELIWSFSGISEQAKSAVCPKYPWRSVRRLMFDRAKGMYSIAEYRKLIASRCNSISERLLFSVISLLPGMLLNLVLFGYFRMRYTDPRFAVFELKNSRFYFRKS from the coding sequence ATGCTGTCCATCTGCATCTCCACCTTCAACCGGGCCGCCTTCATCGCGGAGACGCTGGAATGCATCCTTTCCCAATCCCCCGACAACGTCGAAATATTGATCGTTGATGGTGCGTCGACCGACAACACCGAATCGGTGATTCGCCCCTTCCTGAGCCGACATCCGCAAATCCGGTATCAGCGGCAGGAAAAGAACCAGGGAATTGACCGCGACTTCGATGCTGCGGTCGTATTGGCTCGCGGAAAATACTGTTGGCTGTTTTCGGATGACGATTTGCTAAAACCCGGCACGGTCGACCTTGTATTGCAAAAACTTTCCTCGGGCACCGACCTGCTCATCCTGAACGCCGAGATAAGAAACGCCGACTTGCGCGAAACGATCCGGGAGCGCAGCTTGCGGATGACCAGTGACCGCTTCTACTCCCCTGAAGAAACAGATACGCTGATGGCTGAAACTGCAGACTATCTTTCGTTCATTGGCTGCGTGATCGTCCGGAGAAGTCTCTGGCTTGAACGGGAGCGGGAACGCTACTATGGGTCGTTTTTCATCCACGTTGGCGTCATCTTTCAGGAGCGTCTGGCAAATGGTGCCCTGGTCATCGCCGCCCCTATGATCATTATTCGGTACGGAAACGCAACCTGGACATCCCGTGCTTTCGAAATCCTCCACTTCAAATGGCCCGAACTCATCTGGTCTTTCTCGGGGATATCCGAGCAAGCCAAGTCCGCCGTGTGCCCAAAATATCCGTGGAGAAGCGTACGCCGCCTCATGTTCGACCGTGCCAAAGGGATGTACTCCATAGCGGAATATCGGAAACTTATTGCGAGCCGTTGCAACTCGATTTCAGAACGATTGCTCTTCTCCGTCATCTCGCTCTTGCCGGGAATGTTGCTGAACCTCGTGCTATTTGGCTATTTCCGAATGCGCTACACAGACCCAAGATTTGCCGTCTTCGAACTTAAAAATAGCCGTTTTTACTTCCGTAAAAGTTAA
- a CDS encoding glycosyltransferase, which translates to MNLGPKVSICIPVYNASAHIDQAMATVLYQDYPNREIVVVDDASKDDSWDRLQKYAGAPGVRLYRNPDNLGIGGNWNRCVELAEGEYIKFVHCDDLCYTDCVSTLVAAAMAHPEAGLVFSARDFLLHDLLPGEANVANLRFLLGVHARQKELAPGLNTGSKVLNTLFPGLENVVGEPTNTLIRKSALGRIGGFDVRFRQLIDIDGWIRLLLDSDAVFVPRFLSQWRVHEGQTSQVNAAEGRVIPELCLLFMKHADRLKGILDSASHSRFAWTTLMLLLVRKKACLNGMTGEEYACTRSAAWRAQGGVGGMVAGAVRYLLRSC; encoded by the coding sequence ATGAACCTAGGTCCCAAGGTCTCCATCTGCATCCCGGTCTACAACGCGTCGGCGCATATCGACCAGGCGATGGCCACCGTCCTGTACCAGGATTATCCGAACCGGGAAATCGTCGTGGTCGACGACGCTTCGAAGGACGATTCCTGGGACCGGCTGCAGAAATATGCGGGAGCGCCCGGCGTCCGGCTCTACCGGAACCCCGACAACCTCGGGATCGGCGGCAACTGGAACCGGTGCGTCGAGCTTGCCGAAGGCGAATACATCAAGTTCGTGCATTGCGACGACCTCTGTTACACGGATTGCGTCTCGACCCTGGTTGCCGCGGCCATGGCGCATCCGGAGGCGGGGCTGGTCTTTTCGGCCCGGGATTTCCTGCTGCACGACCTTCTCCCCGGCGAGGCCAACGTCGCGAACCTTCGCTTCCTGCTGGGCGTCCATGCGCGGCAGAAGGAACTGGCCCCGGGGCTGAACACCGGCAGCAAGGTGCTGAACACGCTGTTCCCGGGCCTCGAAAACGTCGTCGGCGAACCCACCAACACGCTGATCCGGAAAAGCGCGCTCGGGCGGATCGGCGGATTCGACGTCCGCTTCCGGCAACTGATCGACATCGACGGCTGGATCCGGCTGCTGCTCGATTCCGATGCCGTGTTCGTTCCCAGGTTCTTGAGCCAGTGGCGGGTCCATGAAGGGCAAACGTCACAGGTCAACGCAGCGGAGGGGCGGGTGATCCCGGAGCTGTGCCTCCTGTTCATGAAGCACGCGGACCGGCTCAAGGGGATCCTCGACAGTGCGTCGCATTCCCGTTTCGCCTGGACCACCCTGATGCTGCTGCTCGTCCGGAAAAAGGCATGTTTGAACGGCATGACCGGCGAGGAATACGCATGCACGCGCTCGGCGGCCTGGCGGGCGCAAGGAGGTGTCGGCGGAATGGTGGCGGGGGCAGTGCGGTATTTGCTGCGGTCATGCTAG
- a CDS encoding type II toxin-antitoxin system RelB/DinJ family antitoxin yields MSESVIRSRIDSALKLEAQSLLSKFGLSMSDAIRLFLHQVVMEKGLPFAVRLPEEAAKEHDRWFRLQVEEALKKADNPKADFAPHDSVHARWNRKRKELQSRVGKADKG; encoded by the coding sequence ATGTCCGAATCCGTAATCCGATCCCGCATCGACTCTGCCTTAAAGCTGGAAGCCCAATCGCTCCTCTCCAAATTCGGGCTGTCCATGAGCGACGCCATCCGGCTTTTCCTGCACCAGGTCGTCATGGAAAAAGGGCTTCCCTTTGCCGTCCGGCTTCCCGAGGAAGCGGCAAAAGAGCACGACCGCTGGTTCCGGCTGCAGGTCGAGGAGGCCTTGAAGAAAGCCGACAACCCGAAAGCAGACTTCGCACCACACGATTCCGTCCATGCCCGTTGGAACCGGAAGCGAAAGGAATTGCAATCCCGCGTCGGCAAGGCCGACAAGGGATGA
- a CDS encoding type II toxin-antitoxin system RelE/ParE family toxin, protein MIVEWLSDALQDFDSIVEYIAADNPAAAIEQGDAIEQQVGHLGSYPRSGRVGRTPYLAVYRIRKDRVQILRILHGAQLRPKTF, encoded by the coding sequence ATGATCGTCGAGTGGTTGTCCGACGCACTCCAGGATTTCGATTCGATCGTGGAATATATCGCTGCCGACAATCCGGCAGCAGCTATCGAACAAGGTGATGCCATCGAACAACAGGTCGGGCATCTGGGTTCCTATCCCCGAAGCGGACGCGTCGGCCGAACACCTTATCTTGCCGTCTATCGCATCCGGAAGGATCGGGTCCAGATCCTGCGGATTCTCCACGGGGCACAACTGCGGCCAAAAACATTTTGA
- a CDS encoding oligosaccharide flippase family protein, with protein sequence MSRVKKNFIANLAGSGWTALLGLACTPLYIKFLGMEAYGLIGFYLTMNGVIQILDLGLSPTMTREMARYSALPEKAGEARDFVRTLEIGYWAIGLLIGAVVYFAAPLIATHWIKPGRLTPDEVLHAIRIMGALAALQWPFSFYQGGLIGLQRQVLLNGLSIAMATLSSVGAVLILWRVSPTVSAFFTWQIAVWCLQVVLITVALWRCLPATERPARITPALVRNVWQFAAGMSGITLSALILTQIDKVILSKLLDLTTFGYYMLASVITTGISSVLITPMFNTVFPRFSALVAEKDEKGLTDMYHGSTQVMAVLILPVAAVLCLFSHEVMMLWTQNTEVARNTAPIVTILVIGTALNGLMNLPYALQLAHGWTKIGLQINTVFIFTLVPTILFLATRYGAVGAAAVWVLLNGTYMAVGVPLTHRRLLQGEAGRWFLRDVGLPLTGSLLVVLIGKQVLDIPPAPIPAILSLGALLLLAFTVAALATPQLRYLLMKPKVPGA encoded by the coding sequence ATGAGCCGGGTCAAGAAGAACTTCATCGCCAACCTCGCGGGATCGGGCTGGACCGCCCTGCTCGGTCTGGCCTGCACGCCGCTCTACATCAAGTTCCTGGGGATGGAAGCGTACGGGCTGATCGGTTTCTACCTCACGATGAACGGGGTGATCCAGATCCTCGACCTGGGCCTCAGCCCCACCATGACGCGGGAGATGGCGCGCTACTCCGCCCTGCCCGAGAAGGCCGGCGAAGCGCGCGACTTCGTCCGAACGCTCGAGATCGGCTACTGGGCGATCGGCCTCCTGATCGGCGCGGTGGTATATTTCGCCGCCCCCCTCATCGCCACCCACTGGATCAAGCCGGGGCGGCTGACGCCCGACGAGGTCCTCCACGCCATCCGGATCATGGGCGCCCTCGCGGCGCTGCAATGGCCCTTCAGCTTCTACCAGGGGGGGTTGATCGGGCTGCAACGGCAGGTGCTCCTGAACGGCCTCTCAATCGCGATGGCAACGCTGTCCAGCGTCGGCGCCGTGCTCATCCTGTGGCGCGTCTCGCCGACCGTTTCCGCCTTCTTCACCTGGCAGATCGCGGTGTGGTGCCTCCAGGTTGTCCTGATCACCGTGGCCTTGTGGCGCTGCCTGCCCGCAACGGAACGGCCAGCACGCATCACGCCCGCCCTTGTCCGCAACGTCTGGCAGTTCGCAGCCGGAATGAGCGGTATCACTCTGTCAGCGCTCATCTTGACGCAAATCGACAAAGTCATCCTGAGCAAGCTGCTCGACCTGACGACGTTTGGCTACTACATGCTTGCGAGCGTGATCACGACCGGAATTTCCTCGGTCCTGATCACGCCGATGTTCAACACCGTCTTCCCCCGCTTCTCGGCGCTCGTGGCCGAGAAGGACGAAAAAGGTCTGACCGACATGTACCACGGCTCGACTCAGGTCATGGCCGTCTTGATTCTGCCCGTTGCGGCGGTTCTTTGCCTCTTTTCGCACGAGGTCATGATGCTTTGGACGCAGAACACGGAAGTGGCACGCAATACGGCCCCCATCGTCACCATCCTGGTCATCGGTACTGCTCTAAATGGACTAATGAATCTTCCCTATGCGCTCCAACTCGCACACGGATGGACCAAGATAGGCCTGCAGATCAACACGGTCTTTATTTTCACGCTGGTTCCGACTATCCTTTTCCTGGCAACCAGATACGGGGCAGTGGGTGCGGCAGCGGTCTGGGTCTTATTGAATGGCACATATATGGCCGTCGGCGTCCCATTGACTCATCGCCGACTCCTCCAAGGTGAGGCAGGAAGGTGGTTTTTACGCGATGTCGGCCTTCCCTTGACCGGTTCCTTGCTGGTGGTCCTGATCGGGAAGCAAGTACTCGATATCCCCCCGGCGCCGATCCCTGCAATCCTTTCCCTGGGGGCTCTTCTTCTTCTCGCCTTCACCGTCGCGGCCTTGGCAACTCCGCAATTGCGATATCTGTTGATGAAGCCAAAAGTCCCTGGGGCATAG
- a CDS encoding nucleotidyltransferase domain-containing protein, with protein MDRLPALCGMFQGDPLVIFAYLFGGCATGPVKPVSDIDLAVYLSDTESIAQTKLDLFSKISDVLGTSEIDLVVLNVSSVSITGRVLQNRRLLVDKHPFIRHRFESSMLRQFFDFRKKEETLLSLRYGLGR; from the coding sequence ATGGATCGCCTGCCCGCGCTTTGCGGGATGTTCCAGGGTGATCCGCTGGTCATTTTTGCCTATCTGTTCGGAGGGTGTGCGACCGGACCGGTCAAGCCGGTTTCCGACATCGATCTTGCGGTTTATCTGTCCGATACCGAATCCATCGCACAGACCAAACTGGACCTGTTCTCGAAGATCAGCGATGTTCTCGGGACTTCCGAGATCGATCTCGTCGTCCTCAACGTATCCTCGGTCAGCATCACGGGAAGGGTACTTCAAAACCGGAGGTTGCTTGTGGACAAGCATCCGTTCATCCGGCATCGATTCGAATCGTCCATGTTGCGGCAGTTTTTCGATTTTCGGAAAAAGGAAGAAACACTCCTATCGCTGAGGTACGGGCTTGGTCGATAA
- a CDS encoding ATP-binding protein: MIPRALSLDRLVRPGKVLVIYGPRQAGKTTLLNAWLDSCGLRYRLETGDDIRLRHLLGSSDMEQILGFAEGYDLLAIDEAQQVPEIGTGLKILVDHNPGLRIIANGSSSFDLAHAVGEPLTGRKKTVTLFPICQIELLKQHNAHDLRERLAEFLVFGSYPEVVTTTGKKGKAALLDELAGSYLLKDVLALERIRESRSLVDLLKLVAFQVGSEVSLSELATQVRLDVKTVGRYLDILEKAFVIVRVGGFSRNLRTEIVSKAKYYFLDNGIRNAVIGQYNPLDSRNDIGALWENFIVSERMKKRAYAGIHGTFHFWRTYGGQEVDYVEERDGGLFGYECKWSSNKRIKAPSAWADAYPDATFETITPINYLSFVG, from the coding sequence ATGATTCCACGAGCCCTGTCGCTCGACCGGTTGGTCCGCCCCGGGAAAGTGCTGGTCATCTACGGCCCCCGGCAGGCCGGGAAAACCACGCTTCTGAATGCGTGGCTGGATTCCTGCGGCCTGCGCTATCGCCTGGAAACCGGCGACGACATCCGCCTCCGCCACCTGCTGGGCTCCTCCGACATGGAACAGATCCTCGGCTTCGCGGAGGGATACGACCTGCTGGCGATCGACGAGGCGCAGCAAGTGCCCGAGATCGGCACGGGGCTGAAGATCCTCGTGGATCACAACCCGGGCCTGAGAATCATCGCCAACGGGTCGTCCTCCTTCGATCTGGCCCACGCGGTCGGCGAACCGCTGACGGGCCGCAAGAAAACCGTCACGCTTTTTCCGATCTGCCAGATAGAGCTGCTCAAGCAGCACAACGCCCACGACCTGCGGGAACGGCTCGCGGAGTTTCTCGTTTTCGGCAGCTATCCCGAAGTGGTGACGACCACCGGCAAAAAAGGGAAAGCGGCCCTGCTTGACGAACTTGCCGGTTCTTACCTGCTCAAGGATGTGCTCGCGCTGGAACGAATCCGCGAATCGCGGTCGCTGGTCGACCTGCTCAAGCTGGTCGCGTTCCAGGTCGGAAGCGAAGTCTCGCTCAGCGAATTGGCAACCCAGGTTCGCTTGGACGTCAAGACCGTCGGCCGGTACCTCGACATCCTCGAGAAGGCGTTCGTCATCGTGCGTGTCGGGGGTTTCAGCCGGAACCTGCGGACCGAGATCGTCTCGAAGGCCAAATATTATTTTCTCGACAACGGCATTCGCAACGCCGTCATCGGCCAATACAATCCGCTCGATTCACGCAACGACATCGGCGCTCTGTGGGAAAACTTCATCGTCTCCGAACGCATGAAAAAAAGGGCCTATGCCGGAATCCATGGCACCTTCCATTTCTGGCGAACGTATGGCGGACAAGAGGTCGATTACGTGGAGGAACGCGACGGCGGCCTTTTCGGTTACGAGTGCAAGTGGTCTTCGAACAAGCGCATCAAGGCGCCTTCCGCCTGGGCGGACGCCTATCCGGATGCGACCTTCGAGACGATCACGCCCATAAATTACCTGTCGTTCGTGGGCTAA
- a CDS encoding class I SAM-dependent methyltransferase, producing the protein MKSVYASIPEKAASRPLWKRLLFSLYGCAASLPCWLAAHALGTPGLAFHRDYSMLGLSLLFNRKAPLGFTELHTSIFAPVILTRYFEFEFAWQSLAGHPMANYLDVSSPYAFPLLLTCRTPNLRTELINPNSSDLPITTRFVDAAGIRNRCGLHDCLVEDAPFPSASFDAITSLSVVEHIPEVRPAIEKMWALLKPGGKLVLTVPCAREAYSLHVDQNEYGLLETDERGYVFLEHIFDDELLKREIFAVTGEPVRSAIYGEKRDGFLRQVLLDRWSGQPWRYWREPIMMGKELGFYERIGDLPGEGVIGLEFIKR; encoded by the coding sequence TTGAAATCGGTTTATGCTTCCATTCCCGAAAAAGCCGCGTCTCGGCCGTTGTGGAAGCGATTGTTGTTTTCCCTGTACGGATGTGCGGCGTCACTGCCCTGCTGGCTCGCGGCGCATGCGTTGGGCACCCCCGGACTTGCCTTCCATCGCGATTACTCCATGCTGGGGCTCTCGCTCCTGTTCAACCGGAAGGCGCCCCTCGGCTTCACGGAACTTCATACGTCGATCTTCGCCCCGGTCATCCTGACGCGCTATTTCGAGTTCGAGTTTGCCTGGCAGTCGCTGGCGGGACATCCAATGGCGAATTATCTCGATGTCTCATCCCCCTACGCCTTCCCCCTGTTGCTGACCTGTCGAACGCCTAATTTGCGGACGGAGCTGATCAATCCAAATTCCAGCGATCTTCCTATCACCACCCGATTCGTCGATGCGGCCGGAATCCGGAATCGTTGCGGATTACACGATTGCCTCGTCGAGGACGCCCCCTTCCCGTCTGCCTCGTTCGACGCCATCACGAGCCTTTCGGTTGTGGAGCACATCCCCGAAGTGCGTCCCGCCATCGAGAAGATGTGGGCGCTCCTTAAGCCGGGCGGTAAACTCGTGCTGACGGTTCCGTGCGCGAGGGAGGCGTACTCCCTTCACGTCGACCAGAACGAATACGGTCTGCTCGAAACCGACGAACGAGGCTATGTCTTCCTGGAACACATCTTCGACGACGAATTATTGAAGCGCGAAATATTTGCCGTCACGGGGGAGCCGGTCCGCAGCGCCATCTATGGCGAAAAGCGCGACGGGTTCCTTCGCCAGGTGTTGCTGGACCGCTGGTCCGGACAGCCATGGCGCTACTGGCGAGAGCCGATCATGATGGGCAAGGAATTGGGATTCTACGAGCGCATCGGCGACTTGCCTGGTGAAGGAGTCATCGGGCTGGAATTTATCAAGCGATGA